A segment of the Elaeis guineensis isolate ETL-2024a chromosome 6, EG11, whole genome shotgun sequence genome:
taataaaaaattatatatatatatttatttattaaaaataaaaaaattattattattattattattttaaactttcaatcaagaaaaaaagaaaaattatttttttttctccttgctaatactttctttcccttttctttcTCCCGCTAACTCCAAGGTGGAGGCCGATCTCACCCTCTCCCTCCTCCAGACTCGACGCCTTATCGCCCTCTCGCCGTCGGCCTGGAACCAGTGAGACCGACTCCTCATCTGTTACATCACCCACTCCGCCAGTTAACGGCTTAGTCGAACCTCTACTGCTTCAGATAAGAACCCAACGTATCCCCACTTCTTAGGCaattaaaaccctaaaccctcgaTTAAACCCGCACCTACAGAGACGATATCGTCGGTGGATCTGGCGGCATGCGACTTCCGGTACGTTCATTCTTCGATCCTCTCTTGGTACAGTCCGTTCTATTAGATCCTTGAATTATGTGAAATTTGttccaaaaaaaaatgaatgagaaTGTCGGGACTTGTGAAGAGCTTGTGGACTAAGAGGAAAACATCCATGCACTAGAGTTGTGGGAGATCAAATATTCAAATTGTTCTCGTTGAATGAGGAATTTTCTGATTTGATACTTCGATTCGATCCGTGATTTGCCTGTAGTTTCTCCTGTTCTAGATATAGCGCTTAACAAGAGGAATACCGCGGGGATTGTGGAAGAAAACGAATGTCTGTCGCATTGCTAAGATATTAGGTCCCGTTTTGGTTTCGCTTTTGTTTTCTGTACTTGTTTTCaaaaccccttttttttttttaatttttttaaaattgtttgtatgaGATAGCAAAAGATTTGTTGATTTCAAAAAAGAGTGAAAATAAAGGGAAGAAATagtgtttttttgttttttttgggcAGATGCTATCTTCAACTTCAATGTCCATTCGATATTTCACGAACCTGTAGAGTAACAGAAGCACAAGAACAATAACGGTGTCTAACTTTGGTAACGGCACAATCTGCCTGTTATGAGATTTTGTTCAGAACAACTGCAACTTGGAATTCCTTCATGACATGTAGAACAACCATTTGCATCCATAAAATCTAATCATGAGAATAACATTATCAGGTGATGTAATTTTAGATACATTCTGTTGGAAATTGTTCTGGTTACTGTGGAAACTTTGATCAAGTACTCCTTTTGGCATGCGATAGTAATATTCTTTAAGCAACTTACAAGATCTACCTTCATTGTGGCAACACCCTTTCTGGAGGAATCTTCTTTTCGTTAGATACCATTAAGTTCTAGTTAGTGGGTTGTGATAGGAAGACATGGAGTATTAATTGGTGAGTTGGGCATATGCTAGTTCAATAGGGTAATTACAACTCCCAAAGACATTGACTGCCTGTTTGAAGAAgtttttctgattaaggatgcAATTTGTGGTTCATTTTTTGACATAGATGACGAGCATGAGAAGATTTTCTTGCAGTTTTCTGATTGAGTAAAGTCTGTTTCTGgtatttctttctttttacttCATTTATAACTCAATGTTTGATTGTTTAATTCGACAGTCATGGATCACTTCTTTCAGTTTATTGTTCAATAGGGGAATCTTGGTTTGAATGGAGATGATTGCTTGGACATTAGTTGTACTTATTCTACTTGGAGCTCTTTTTATCATCCCAAGATCGAAAAATAAAGGTAGTATTACCCACATCCTTAATCTTTTGAGCAACATATGCTATAATCATGTCATTTATCTGCCTTATTTGATCCATGTAGGTGAAACTAAAGGAACTCCTCCAAATGTGATGTTGAAGGTGCATTATTTGAACATGCAATTACTAGTTTGCTGGATATTTATGTTTCATTATTTCCTGTTCTTGAGATACAGTTCTCTAGAAATGTTGAACAACTTCAGTAATTAGAAGGATGTCTAGTTTGTGTTTTCAAAAACAATTAAGACTTACATTGTGATATATATTACTAAATTTTAACTAGTTCTCTAATGGCATCTATACAATTAGAAAATATCTTTAATTTCCTCTCCATCCGAACTTTATCTGCATCTATTTTAACCAAGTCATTTTTTTTTAACCTGTGAAAGCAGGATTGTCTATCATTTTAATATGTTTTTTCCTTAATTTTATGGATTTGTAAAGTATTATCTTCATGTATCTTCTATAACTTGTATAGACAGTTGGAGAAAAGGAAAAATTGAATCCCTATAACAACATTTTGAAAGCATAATATCAGTGATTAAGGAAATTCAAGAGATATGGTAGTAAAACCTTTAGCAATGAAAGAATAGAACAGAGGGAATGGAAGCAGGAAGTAACTattaggaattgtgtcctaaagccaattggcttatTGTAAACAATTGggctttgtatatgaattattaatcaatgatTAAAAGTTAGTTTGGCATGTTCATCATATTGACATCTTTTTGTTGAACTCTTAGTttcatgatgaagtctttagaactataatacAATCAATAAAAAGCATTTATCGAATAATTCTTAAatgtgttcgtgaccaaatgatacgtcattaataggatgatgatgtttgtcgagtataggtcgttgtgtaccatataggttggttgtcctcgtaatcaacgagtatggagatactggtatggcatatagatgagatgtaggagtacattgtcaTTGAACGGTGACTCACCTGCCGAGCGCTCTGCTGTTTTAGAGcaactcgcgaagggtatggacataagtgtccctcagatccgAAATTATCacgataacttgcaagcaactcattatgctttggtgccagactatctgcatttctaatgcagtaacagaaggctactgggtacagtcaagtattgtgaagtctgtgtgtgagttaagatgggattgatccatcCGGATTACAGGAATTAAtgcattactgtatttcaatttagtaaaatcttgatcaggataattcatgtgatggattgaaAAAatcgaaatacaatgtggatgacacaTTCGGGGTTGATAGCAAATTCTAGGTCGtcctgagcattcaggatcaaagggatggaTTATGCGGTAACCGTATTCCAAGATTCTTGTATGTTGCTTTGCAAATATTCAaactatccggatgtcggaaatcattgctaaatagtaacttcgattagtatagaaaacagttcctatactaccggcttagtgtttgaatctatggagtcacgaaCAAAGTTAAACAATGTAGGAAAAAATTGACCTAACATCCATATCATCAATTTGGAAGTATATGACTTAATTGAATAAAtaaattagcttaattgagaattaagttagtggtcatatgggattaaacgattgactatgtttagctagcactggacatgaggtgTAGATTTAATTCTGGGGATAAATatgatctgatctatgatccaaagaatttatgagagattgaattcaagTGCTAATTATttgagattagatctaatttaattgggcttaatttaattaaggctaattgggttaaaaattcaagttagacttgaatcTAAATTCTAATCAGATGGAGATTGACAGCCTATTCGAATTTGTTTCGAATCATGTTCGAATTTAGTTCGAATcatattcgaattggattcgaattgagtctaatatggattagatccatagagTCCAAAATATCTGGGACTTTCTCTCATATTGGCCGACCAAAGAAGGGAGGGGACGCTGATTTATTCCGCCCCATATCTTTGGTTGTGCATGAAGAAAATTGTTGCACAATACTTGGCATCAATTGTTTCTCATTCAAGTTTCCTTCTTGGATAAGGATGGaattaattcaaattagatttgaattaagagtcctaatcagTTAAAAACTTGATCAGATAAGGGGGCGTCcacatctatttaaagggaggaccTTAACCACCGGTGGTTGGATGTCTTGAATTTGTGTGACAAAACAAGAGAGAAAATTACCGTGAGGTGTgagtttttgtgcgacaaaaaggagGCGTCCCTTTTTGGCGTGGTGGAtgttggcatcctttcttggcgTGAAGAATCCCTCCTAAGGCATGGAGATTAGATCTCTTCCATCCCCTTGCTGCCTTTCTGAAGAAGCGACGCATCGAGAATCATCCCTCTTTCCTGCGGTGCCTGACGTGTgcacgaagtagagggtctgtgctTTCAGATCTTGTAAGGCATCTGATTCAAGAAACCTCTAAGGATGTTGATCCTAGCTCCGTTGTATATCAGGTAATCATAAAGGTTATGAAAATTTTAGAATAGGAATCTGTTCAGATCTAAATCGGATTTTTCCTTCAGTAACTGAGTGAAGGGGCGTTTGGTAGCATGTAATCCTGACAGAATTATATGTAATTTTGCAACAGATAATCAGATTACACTGTTTGTTTCGTTACTTTCACAGGTAATGTAATGCAGCATTATCTCAAAAGAGGTAATCTGATTGTCTAGGAGAAGGTGGCTATGTGATTACATGTAATCTTACAATCCTGCAATCTTGCAATAAGATAACTTCAGGACCAAAATACccccatcaaaataaataaaaataaatcaaaataaattatggacaATCCCAGTTggtgaaaatagaaaagaaaatataatagatgatatcacaaaaatggttggtctcaaaattaagttgtccctttagaaaatagacaataatcaataagcaaggatgggggtattttgaaaaaattagctTATATTCCATGTAATCTAAATTGTATACCAAACACTATAATGTAGGATTCTCTGTAATTTTATAACAACATTACTATACATACCAAACACTGCAATATAGGATTTCCTGTAATTTTACCAGTAATCACATTTCCTCTGCAATCACGTTACCATAGTAACATTATCTGTGTAATGCACCATAGTAACATTATTTGTGTAATGCACCAAACGCCACCTGAATTTAGTTCCGGATTTCCCACTCCTGAAATTGCTGTCTGATCCAGTCTGCTAGGAAATCGGATGATGTGTCAGCATTGAATGGGATTTGATTCTCTGGGACTGTTCTCAATCTTCTATCCTGCTATAATCATGTCCAACCCTAATCCCTGCAATAATGCAAATGCATCCCTGTTAAGCCAATCCAAGGTGTCCCATTCTGTTCAAATTGTGATGGCCATGCCATATGGAAAACATAAAAAAGTTTAGGTCTAAAGTATCCAAACCAAGGGAACAGGGTCCTGTAAATATACCAACGTGTCCAGTTGCCAAGTAGTTATGCTGCTATTCTGCCTTTGCACCATTTCCTAGGCATGCTATGATATCTGTTGTTTTCCAAATCTAACTTTTGACAATTTTATCTCTTCAAATTGTATTCTCAATGTCAGCTAGATTTATTTGTGAGCAATATAGAGTCTAAACAACGAGGGCTTTTAATCTTTGAACAACATGCCGATTCCAGATGGCACTTATTACACAAAATATATGAAGGCATAGGTGCTTTATTTGGATCATTGTGCACTAGATTGATATATCTCATACTTAATTTAAAGAAAAAGCATGTGGAGATGGGAAGCTTTTCTTatacatctttttctttttcttttatgtcTTCGCACTGATTGTATATTGTAGTAATCATCTAGTTACAAATTAGAATTTGCCTTTTAGATAGTTGGTTCATGAGCAATTCTTTTCTTCATGTTTTGTTGCTTAGACATTGAAGACTTACACAAAGGAAGAGGTCTCTGTGCATAATAAGAGAGATGATTGTTGGATCATCGTCAAAGGAAAGGTTGTATGATGCATTTCATATCCATACTATTTTTCTTAAGTTTTGTGACAGGAAAACACTCTGCCTCATGAAGCAATACTTTTGCTGTGCGTGTAGGTATATGATGTTACTCCATATGTGGAGGAACATCCAGGTGGTGATGCTATACTAAACAATGCTGGAGGTGATTCAACTGAGGGATTTTATGGGTCTGTACCTGTTATAGGAACTTGCAGTCatagttttgttttgttttttttttaataccttTGAATTGTGTATTAACTTTTGATTAATGATACTTTGCAGAATGACCTTCCTTCCAGCCTTCTTTGCTTGCATTTAGTCATGGACAAATTTCTTTGCTCCAATTCTGATAATGGAAATCTAGAAATTTTAACAATTTGATTATATCATACTCATGGTCCATCATCAATATATCTATTACGTCTGTTATTTGCCCTTTGTTTCCATTCAGTTGGCCCCAGCCAACAGCTGACCTATGTCAAGCCCCACCTGTATTTTTGTGTCAATTCATCGGAATGCTAGGATAAATGCCAAGCACATTGACTGGACCAGATGAAAATATGAGTGCATCTTTTGATCAAATATCATCAAGCTGTTTATTCTTGGCCTCAGTTTAGCATTTTGAAAAATCAGGACTTCCTCCTCTATAAATTTGCTTGTCTCAAAAGAGAGGACTTTGATAAGAATTGGATTAGGTTTTGCTTCACAATCCATCTATGGGACATGCTTGTCTGTTAATATACAGAAAATAGCTTTGGATCTAAAGCAGGGCCTATCTGTTGATTAATAACCCAAAAATCTCAACCGTAATTTTGTCATGGAGAATAATTTAGTTATAGGTGAATGGTTgggaaatctctttttcatgagAGTCATTAGCCCATTCTACTGTTCTAGATGACAAGAAACTTAACACCaccttaattttattatattttgtcATTACATGTCAATACATTACTTGGTTCTTAGAAAAATTTCATCTAAtccaccatctctctctctctctttcaccaCGCGCACACTTGCACATCCGCTCCTCCAAAAGACTAATTATGCAATGTTTAAGACTTTTTACATGTTCTGTGGTTACTCCTAGGCTTTTAAATTTGGCTTTTCTGGTTTCACAGGCCTCAACATGCTACTCGTGTATTTGACATGGTTGATGAGTTCCATATTGGGGACTTGAAGCTCTGAAGTTGAAGTTACCTGAACTCTGAAATTTTATTTGGAAATTCCATAAGTGTTGTATCAAATGCCTTTGAAAGTATTGCAGGCCTAGATTGTCAAGTCTAGTTTAGTCAGCAGATAGCCAATGGGAAGGTAGTTCTTTATATACCTATTATGCTGATTCGTGCGGCTTTGCCTCATTGTTGACTACCATTTCAAAAGATCTGTTGAGAATTAACAAATTACTTGTAATTTTCATGCGAACTTAAAATTCTTGCCAAGGAAAACTGTTGAACCTTGTTCAGGTGTTTCACTTGTCTTTATATATCACTTTATTTTTATAACGAAATAGAGCTTTCTGTTATGattttggaaagatgatcaagagtGAAAACAGAGAGAAAATTTGGGAATACAAAGGAGAAATGTCAAGATGCAAGAAGTTCGGAATGACTCATTGGTACCCAATGTTATGGATAAAACTGAGGTTGGCTGGAGGATGATGTTTCAAGCAAAGATATAAGAGATGTCTA
Coding sequences within it:
- the LOC105047540 gene encoding cytochrome B5-like protein, with the protein product MEMIAWTLVVLILLGALFIIPRSKNKGETKGTPPNVMLKTLKTYTKEEVSVHNKRDDCWIIVKGKVYDVTPYVEEHPGGDAILNNAGGDSTEGFYGPQHATRVFDMVDEFHIGDLKL